The following proteins are co-located in the Streptomyces sp. DT2A-34 genome:
- a CDS encoding ABC transporter ATP-binding protein, whose amino-acid sequence MTVRFAGLVALDDLSFTVAPGTIHALIGPNGAGKSTCFNVISGVYRATAGAVRYADKDLTRLAPHRIAQLGVARTFQNIVLTHGTVADNLMLGRHRLTRAGFTASALRLPHTVREQRRHRERAAEIADFLGLGSAFDKPVGGLAYGDRKRVEMARALCMEPRLLLLDEPVAGMHPTERSAMAETIARVRDALNISILIVEHDMGLIMRIADSVTVLDFGRLIADGPPERIQNDPAVISAYLGTPVQDTEPEAEAEAEAEAEAEPKPEPESAMDTDTGTDTGTDTTKATAPDTERDSEEAS is encoded by the coding sequence ACGCGCTCATCGGCCCCAACGGGGCGGGCAAGTCGACCTGCTTCAACGTCATCTCGGGCGTCTACCGCGCCACCGCCGGAGCCGTCCGGTACGCGGACAAGGACCTCACCCGCCTCGCACCGCACCGCATCGCTCAGCTCGGCGTGGCCCGCACCTTCCAGAACATCGTGCTCACCCACGGGACCGTCGCCGACAACCTCATGCTCGGCCGCCACCGGCTGACCCGGGCAGGCTTCACGGCGAGCGCGCTGCGGCTGCCCCACACAGTGCGCGAGCAGCGCCGCCACCGGGAGCGCGCGGCCGAGATCGCCGACTTCCTCGGCCTCGGTTCGGCGTTCGACAAGCCGGTCGGCGGGCTCGCGTACGGCGACCGCAAGCGGGTGGAGATGGCGCGTGCGCTCTGCATGGAGCCCAGACTGCTGCTGCTCGACGAGCCGGTCGCCGGCATGCACCCCACCGAGCGCTCGGCCATGGCCGAGACGATCGCCCGGGTACGTGACGCCCTGAACATCTCGATCCTCATCGTCGAGCACGACATGGGGCTGATCATGCGGATCGCCGACTCGGTGACCGTGCTCGATTTCGGCCGCCTCATCGCGGACGGGCCGCCCGAGCGCATCCAGAACGACCCGGCGGTGATCAGCGCGTATCTCGGCACGCCGGTCCAGGACACCGAGCCGGAAGCGGAAGCGGAAGCGGAAGCGGAAGCGGAAGCCGAGCCGAAACCGGAACCGGAATCTGCCATGGACACGGACACCGGCACGGACACCGGCACGGACACCACCAAGGCCACCGCCCCTGACACCGAGCGCGACTCGGAGGAAGCATCATGA